The following is a genomic window from Armatimonadota bacterium.
AGGACTATCGCGCGCACCTGACCCCCGATCTGCGGAAGCGCGTCGAGGCTGCGGCCGACGCGAGGCAGGCTGACGTGCCCGCGCGAGCCGCAGCCTATCGAGCGCAGGCAGCGAAGCGCGCGCTCGCGTATCGGACTGACGCAGCCGCCCTGCGGCAGTCGCCGCAGTGGGACGAGCCGCTGCTTCAGCTATCATTCGACTCCCTGCCGCGCGCGCAGCAGTTCGTCTCATCAAGCAATCCACGCCCGTTCTCCGTCGCAGACGGCGTGCTCAGGATTCACGGCCACGCGCACACCTACGCTTTCCTGTCCTTGCCGCTGAGCGGCGCGGTGCGCGGATTGGTGGTCAAGCTGCGCCAGGGCAGCGACGAGGGCATGTCGTGGGGCCCGGCGGCGCTGGTGCGCTTCGACAACGGAGCGCGTCTGCGCATCGGGACGCGAGCCGACGGGCGACTCCAGGCCGATATGACGGCGCGCCCGCTGCCGGGCGCGGAATGGCCTGCGGCGATCCCCGCGCAGCGGGAGTTGGTCGTGCCGGGAATCCGCGATCAACAGTTGCTCGCGGAGGGCTACGATCCGCAGCGTTGGGTGTGGCTGCGCGCCCGTTGGGGCGCCTACTGGGGCGTCATTGAAGCGAGTGACGACGGCGAGCGGTACCGTACGCTTTGGCGGTTCGAACACGACGGGAATTTCAGCGCCGGTGCGCAGGAACTCCTGGTCGGGAAGGTGCCTTACAACGGCCGAGCGGAGGATTTCTCCACGGCAGGTCCGCTCGGCGACTGCGAGATTGGGCTGGCACAGGTCTACTGATCGTGGGCAGCGAAAGCAATCCGAGCCGCAGGGAGTTCTTGAAGTTGGCGACAGCGGCGGTGGGACTGCTGTCGGCGACGCCGGGCGACGCGTTCGCCGCCGCGCCCGAATGTCGTCGCTCCAGGGGAGAAACCGATATGCCCGGCATTGCACTGAACGAAGATGACTCGCACTATTTCTACACGCGGGCGGGTCAGGAACTCGACGCGGAAACCGCGGCGTCGTGGGTTGACCAGTACGCCGACACGCAGATCAAGGAGTTGATGCTCTGCCCGAACTGCATGCGCACGAGCTATGCAAGCGAGGTGTGGGACCCAATCTGGCGCGGCTACGACCCCGACGGGCCGGACGACCAGCCGCTGCTCGCGAGCCTCTCCCCCGAGGAACGGAAGAGCGCGCGGCGCTGGATTCATACGGCGTGGCAGCTGCACCGGGACGGCATTGATGTCTATCAACTCTGGATCAGTCGCTGCCGCGAGCGCCGTATCTCCCCCTGGCTGTCGATGCGCATGAACGATGTCCACAACGTGGACGACGAGCGGTGCTACATCCACAGCGAGTTCTGGCGCTCGCGTCCCGACCTGCGCCGCGTGCCCTATGCGACCGGCGGCTGGGTGGAGCGCGCGTTCGATTACGGACAGGCCGAGGTCCGCGAGTACCACTTGAAGCTGATCCGCGAGCTGGCGGAACGTTATGATTTCGACGGCCTGGAGCTGGACTGGATGCGCTTCGGCTTTCACTTCCGGCCCGGGCATGAAGCCGAGGGGGCGCGGTTGCTCACGGAGTTCGTCGCGGAAGTCCGCCGCATACTCGACAGTTCCGAAAAGAAGCGCGGGCACGAGATCCGCCTCGGCGCGCGAGTGGCGTCGCGGCCGCAGACGGCGTTGGGGTTGGGCATGGACGCCGTGACGTGGGCGCGTCAGGAGCTGATCGACATGCTCGTTGTCACGCCGTTCTGGGCGACGGTCGAAACGGACATGCCGGTCGAGATCTGGCAAGATCTGCTGTGCGGGACCGACGTCGTTCTCGCGGCCGGGCTCGAGGTGCTGGTACGCCCCTATCCCGGTTATCCTGGCTACACGAGCAACTCGATCGAGACCGTCCGCGGCGCGGCCGCCGCGATGCTCGACCGCGGTGCGGATCGCATCTACCTCTTCAACTACATGGACTCCGACACCGCTATGGGAGACCTGGAGAACTACCGCACCATGCTATGCGAGATTGGGAGCCTCGACACGCTCGCGGGCAAGCCGCGCCGCCACGTCATGACGTACGCCGACACCTGGGCGCCCGGCGAGCCCCAAGCCATGCCCTTGCCCGCGTCGTGCGGAGCGGGGCAGCACAAGGCATTTCGCATCCCGACGGGTCCGAGGCCCGAGAGCGGGCAGGTCACTGCGCTGCTAGGCGTTGAGGGCGAGACCACACTCGACGCCGACACGTTGGAGGTTCGCGTCAACGGGGAGCTATGCGCGTTTAGCGGTCCGTTCGAACTCCCCGAGCCGCGACCCACATTCGCAACCTACGCTTACGCTGTGCCCGTCGCCGCGATGCATCGAGGCTACAATCTCATCGAGGTGGCGCCGAGCCGGGCGGTGACCTTCGGGTGGGTAGAGTTCTACCTCCGCCCATAGCGGCATCCCCGTCGCGCCGAGGCTGGCTGAAGCACGCGGCTTGCCTGAGCGCCGACTCATCGCCGAGCAGGTTCCGCTTGCCGGCCCACAGAACTCCCCCGCGAGGGTATCGGCGCGAAGGAGGCGACATCTCATGGCGAAGCTGCTCGTCACATACTACAGCCGCACCGGCAATACGAAGAAGATGGCCGAGGTCATCGCGCGAGCCGCCCGCGGGGTCAAAGGCGTGGAGGTCGCGCTCAAGCCCATCGAGGACGTCACGCCCAAGGACTTGCTCGGATTCGATGGCATCCTGATCGGCTCGCCCGTGTACTACGGCACGATGGCCGCCGAGGTGAAGCAACTCCTGGACGAGAGCGTAGCCCATCACGGGAAACTGGAAGGCAAGGTCGGCGGCGCGTTTGCTTCGTCGGGCGGCCCGGGCGGGGGCAATGAGACCACGGTGCTCGATATCGTCAAGGCACTGCTCATACACGGGATGATCGTACGGGGCGATCCGCAGGGGGACCATTACGGCCCCATCGCGGTGGGCGCGCCTGATGAGCGCTCTCGCAAGGAGTGCCGGCGCTTCGGTCGCAGGAACGCCGAGCTGGCCAAGCGGCTCCTGGGCTAGCGGTCCGGGAGCGGTTCGCGACGCCGCGCGACGCGCTCACCACGGACGCAGGCTGAACCCGCGGACCGGGTACGCCGATCGAAGTCACTACCTCGCTTCCGCGGGCACGTGCATGAAGAAGCCGATTCGACTAGTCCTGTCGGCGCTGTTGTGTTCCGTGTGCGTCATGACAGGTCCCAGCGATATGTTACCTTCCGCGCCGGGCGGCGATATGCGACACGTTGATCGCTCCGCGTTCTGGCGGCGCGACGAGCGCAACGTGCTGGCGGGCTTTCGCAACATGTACCACGCGACGGTTCTGCGCGTGAATGATGCCGCCTACCCCTTTCGCATGTGGTTCTTCGGCTGGGCGGCCGCCGACTGCAATCCGGGGTATCCGGGATGCGACGCCATTTTTCTCGCCCGCGGCAAGAGTCTCCAGGAGTGGGAGATCTATTGTGGTGACGGCGGGTGGGACGGCGGTGCGGATCCACGGAAATGGACACCCGTCATCACGCCGCAGGATGAGTCATATGACTCGTGGCATAACGGTGATCCTTCCGTGGTGCTGCATCGCGGGCGGTATCACATGGCCTATTCCGCCACCGGGCCGAACTCGGATGGCATCGCCGCGGGGCAGGCGGGTGATGGCGATGGCGACTTGTACTGCGTCATGGGCGCGGTCTCGGATGACGGCATCCGGTGGGAGAAAGCGGCGCAGCCGCTGTTGATCCACGAACCGGAAATCGGCGCGCCGGGCGATGCGAGGATTGAGATATTCAAGCACGGGATGTACCATCGCCCGTCGCTGTTGTTCGATGATGGGCGGTGGCGGCTGTGGTTCGACTATTGGACCGGATCAGACATCGCGATGGGATATGCCGAGGCGGACGAGGATGACTTCATGCAGAGCGGCGGCTTTCGCGTCCTGCGCGCCGGGGACGAGCCTCTGCTGCACGAATGGCCGAACCCCTCCGTCGTCAAGTGGCAGGGCAAGTACTGTGCGTTCGCCGACCCCAGCGGGTACGGCGAGGGATGGGCGGGCAGACAGTTGGCTGAGGCCGAATCGGATGACGGTATCCACTGGCGCGTCCTCGGGTGGCTGCCTCCGGATTCGGACACTCCTGCGTGTCATGTGCCGTCCGCGACCATCGTAAGCCACGGCGATGAGGACCGCCTCGTCGTCTTCTACTCGTGCCAGGTCGGTGGGGAGCCGTACGACTATCGCTACGACAGAATACGGTATATGACACGATCCAGGACACCGTAGCTGCCGCGAGCCCGCCGGCTCGCGCGGCGGCTGCCGCCCTCCGCGCAGCACGGGTCTAGAGGTCCGCACGATTATGACATGCCAGATACTGGTCGGTGCTCTGATTTGTCTGATCGTCGCCGCGGAGCACGCCGCAGCAGACGGCGGCGATGGGATCGCACGAATGCTTCAGAACAAGCAATGCCGCATCGAGTTTGACACCGCGACAGGAGCGCTGCGCCGCATTGTGAATCGCGAGGCGGCGGACGAGTGCCTGAAATCCCCGCGATCCAACACCATTCCCTTTCGCATCTACGCTGACTTCACGAAGGAATACGAGTTAGGCGATGACCCGGCGGCGATCAGCCGGTCGGTCATACAGCCGGGCTCATGCCAGCTAAGGGAACTGACCCGCTACAAGAATACCCTCGGCCTCTGCTACGCAGGCGACGGACTGGAAGCGTGGCTCCGCGTGACCCTGCCCAGAGGCACGGGCGTCTCGGACTGGTCGCTTCGCGTCACTAACCGCGGAACCGATCCGCGCGACGTCATGGTCAGCTTTCCTTGTCTCGACGGCGTGCGGCTTGGGCCCGAGGGAGCGACGAACCTCGCGACCGCCATGAATCAGGCCGGCGCGATCACGCCCGCCTGGGCTCATAGCGGCGGGGTCGTGGGTAACGGCGGTCAGGTCTCCATGCAGTGGCACTCGATCTGGGATCCTGAGTCGCGCAGTGCCCTCGGCCTCATCATGATGGATCCGGACGCACAGCCGAAGATGCTGGTGCTGAGCGAGCCGTCGGTCGAGGTGCGCCACTTCCCGCCGCGCACGCTGGCCCCCGGCGAGAGCATGGAACTCCCGGCGGCGCGGATCCTGGTGTACCGTGGAGATTGGCGACCCGCGGCGCGGGCATACCGCAAGTGGTTCAGCCGGGCCTACAAGCTCGTCAAACCGCCGGCCTGGTTCCGCACCTCAAACGGCTGCGAGGGGCGGCATTTCAAGAAGGGCGGGCCCGGCGTTACACCGGACCATGGCGGACAGTTCTGCCTCGATACTTTCGCGCAATTGCCCGCAGCGCATCTGCGCGTGCCGATTGACAACCTGGAGTATGCGTTCTACAGCCGAGGTTCGATGCTGCACGGCGTGCACACCGACGGCGACAACGTCGTGCGCGAGGACATGGGCGGCGCCGCAGCTATGAGAAATGGCATCGCCGCCCTGCATCATCTCGGGCTCCACGCGACTCTCTACATCGAGGGATACATCGTCCACAAGGAGAGCGAACTAGCCAAGAGCGGCAAGGCCGAGCGCTGGTCCGTCATGCGCAGGGATGGCGGCATCACCGGCAACTACACGTCACAGGGGTTCTACCACATGTGCCCGGGCTGTGTGGAATGGCAGGATCACCTCGCGCACACCGTCGAACGCCTGCTTCGGGAGACGGGCGCCGACGGTGTGCGGCTGGACTCCCTCGGCTTCTACTTCCTGCCGTGCTACAACCCGGCGCACGAGCACGATACGCCATTCGGCTATAACGACTGGATGAAGCAACTGCTGTCGAAGGTGCGCCGCGCCGCGTTGTCGGCGAACCCCAATGCGCTGCTGACGACCGAAGCGCCGGTGGACTGGTACGGACAATGGTTCCACGGCGCGTTGACCCAGGTCTACCCGCGCGACCTGCCCCCGATGCGTCTCGCGNNNNNNNNNNNNNNNNNNNNNNNNNNNNNNNNNNNNNNNNNNNNNNNNNNNNNNNNNNNNNNNNNNNNNNNNNNNNNNNNNNNNNNNNNNNNNNNNNNNNGGCCCTTGCCGAGTATCTCGCCCCCCGCGAACCCGGCGCACAGCGCCAGCGCGGGCAGGACCGGTATCGCGTAGCGAATGTGCTGGCTGAGCGCGAACCACACGCCCAGGCCCACGGCAGAGTAGATGAGCAGGAACTTGACCCGCTTGTCGAGCCTGCCGAACAAGAGCAACCCCGGCACCAGCGCGAGGATCAACGGGCCGATGGAGGTGTACACCAGTGGACGCTCCGGGAAGTTGGAGAACATGTGCCCGTACATCGTCAGATTCCACGGCACGAGCAGCAGTGACAGCGGCGACCGCCCGATGCCAAAGCCGAGCTGCTCCGCGCGGTACAGGCGCGCCGCCTCCGCGGTCCAGTACTTCCCGCCAAGCCAATCGTAGAAGAAGGGGAACACCGGATTCCCCGCCCACAGCCACGACTTGAGGTACCACGGCGAGCCGACCACCACCGCGACGAGAACGAGTTTCGCCGCCGCTCCGAACGCCCTGCTCGCCCCGGCGGACTCGCTGACGGCACGATGGTAGAACGCCGCCACAGCGAGGAATCCCAGCAGGCCGAACGCGGTCATCTTCACCCCGAGCGCGAACCCGCACAGCACTGCCGCGATCGACAGCCACGCCTCGCCGCGGCCCGACCACCAGTTGATGAACGCGTACAATGACAGCAGCGTGAGCAGCGCGGCCGCGATGTCGTTGAGCGCGACGGTCGCTTCCCACGCAATGATCGGCGCGGCGAAGAAGACAACAGCCGCCAGCGCGCCGTGGCGCCGTTCCCAATAGGCGCCACCGAACGCGAGCATTGCCAGCACGACCAACACGCCGCACAGGGTGTGAAACAGTTTCGCCGCCGCCTGGCCGTCAAGCGCCAGTCCGGCGGTGTAGAGCATTTCCAGCGTGAACGGGAAGTTCGAGTGACTCAACCACCCGATGAAACAGATGCCGTGCTGCTGCACGTACAGCTTGGGCACCGCAAGGTGGTATGACAACCCATCCCAATCGTTCGTCGAGGACGGCGCGAGCGCGCCGAGGATGGCAAGCAGCACCATCGCCAGGAAAAACCCGGTGACCGCCGTGCCGCCGACTGATACGGGCTGAGACAGGAACCCCCGCACGCCCCGCACCACACCCGCGATGAGGTGTCCGACATCTCGCCACGACACCGCGCACAGCGCGGCGAGGAGCACGAGCACGGACCATGCGAAAAGCGCGCCCGCCAGGCCGAGTGCGAGGATGAGATAGCCCGTGGCGGCGAGCCCGATGGCAGCGCCGAAGACTGCGCGCTCCAGGAACGAGTTGAACGTGAGGCCCGCGTCCAGGCGCAGGAGTCGCATGCCAAACGCGCACGCGATGGTCGCGGCTCCCATGGCTATCGCCAAACTGGTCAAACACTCCTCCTGGCGCGGAGAGGGACAGCTTCACGCGGGATTGCGATTGGCACGCTGCACGTCAAAGCCATGAGCGATCCCGGCTAGGGTTGCTGCAGCAGCGAACCGAGCACCGTGTCGGCGAGCAGCCCATAGTGCAGGAGCACGACCGCCGCGATCCACAACCCGAGCAGCGCGTGCGCGAGCCATGATTCACTGAAACGCATTTCCGCCTCCAACAGGACTGTCGCCACTGCCGCCTCGTCCCGCACAACCGAGCACTCGCCGACTCACGTGCCCGGCGCCTGACCCGCCGGTCTCTACTCGGGCAGCGGCAACATCTCACCCCTAACCGACGTCACCGCGCCGGCCTCGACGTTCACCTCCAACCGCCCGACGAAGCGGCCGTGGTGACCCGCGTGGGCGAGATAGCAGTGGCCGATCCGGCGCGGCGGATACATCGCCACATGGGAATGTCCGCCGAGGATCAGGTCTATGTGCTCGATCTCAGCCAGCTTTTCGTCGTGCTTCACCCCGAGGTGGCTCAGGCATATCAGCAGATCCACATCAGGGCGCAGCTTCCGCGACAGCCCGGCCGCGGTCTTAAACGGGTCGTCCCAGACGTAGTCCGTCACTCGCGCCCACCAGGACTGCGGCGACGTCACCTGGGGGGCAAGGCCCATGACGGCGATCCGTAAACCGTCGGATGACTTCCTTATGATATGACTCTTCACCTGCTCCGGCAGGGGCAGGCGCTTCGCCATCATGTTCGCCGCGAGGACGGGGAACGCCGCGTCGGCGAGCTTGCGCTCGAGCACGCGCAACGTCGGGTGGGATTCGCGATTGCCCATCGCCATCGCATCATAGCCGATTTCCGACATGCGCCGGAGGATGGGCTCGCCGGCGCGGGTGCAACCGAGGTTGCCGGCGCGGATCGCGTCCCCCGCATCGAGCAGCAGCACGTCCCGGGACGATTGCTTGCCGCCGCGCAGGAAGTCCGCTGCCGTATCGCCGAGGTGATTATGCAGGTCGCTGGTGTGCAGGATCGTGATTGACGACATGAACGGGAGCCCGTCCGCGTGAAGTCGTTCCGTCGGCCCGTGGCGCGCCGCGGCGGCGTTTCCGCGAGGGGCAGCGCGGCGGCGTCCGGCAGGCGAGGTCGTCTGCCGCTCCGTCCCGCCCGCAGGCCCGCCCTCGGGAACCGCTCTACGACGCCGGCCCTTCCTTGGGCTGCGGCGGCGGAGCTGGCTGCGACGTCTGCGCCAGCCCGCGAATGAACGGAGTGAAGAGGTCTATCGGCACCGGGAAAATCGTCGTCGAGTTGTGCTCCGAGGCGACGTCCGACAGCGTTTGCAGGAAGCGCAGTTGCAGCGCCATCGGGTAACCGCTCATGATCTTGGCCGCCTCGGCGAGGCGCTGCGCCGCCTGGTATTCGCCTTCCGCATTGATGACCTTGGCGCGCCGCGCGCGTTCGGTCTCGGCCTGATTGGCCATCGAGCGCTTCATCGCCTCGGGCAGCACGACGTCGCGCACCTCGACCGCCGTGACCTTAATGCCCCACGGCTCCGTCTGCTCGTCAATCACCTGCTGCAGCCGCAAGTTGATCTTGTCGCGCTCGGCGAGCAGCTCGTCGAGTTCGGCCTGGCCCAGGATACTGCGCAGCGTGGTTTGCGCGATGAGCGACGTGGCCTTGACGTAGTTCTCGACGCGCACCACGGCATCGTTCGCATTCATCACGCGGAAGTACACGACCGCGTCCACTGATACCGGCACGTTGTCGCGCGTCATAAGCTCCTGCTTCTGCACATCCATCGTCACGATGCGCAGATCAATGCGAATCATCTTGTCTATGATCGGCCACAGCCAGCGAATCCCCGGCCGCTTCTCTCCGATCAAGCGACCGAGGCGCAGCGTCACGCCGCGCTCCCACTCGCGGAGAATCCGGATTGATGTCCCCGCCACGATCACCGCCAGAATGATCGCCGCAATCGCCCCTGCTAGTGCTGGTTCCATTCCAGCCTCCTCGATGGCACCGGCTCAAGCGCGCGTGCTCAGTCGTGCGAGTCAGCGCCCAGGCCGTCCATTCTCCTCTGCTCGCCCAACCTGTTCGCCCGCCGCCGCTGCCGCCCCTGCCAGTGCTTCAGGCTACACGGACGGCTTCCGAGAGTGCCGCCGCCCGCTCGGCGCTGCGCTCGCGCATGATCTGCGCAGACCTATATCTCCCCAGACTCCCTGCGGCGCACGCGCAGCGTAAAGCCGTCCATCGCGACGACTTCGACCTCCTGCCCCGCTTCGATCGTTTCGTCGCCTTCGGCCACAGCGCGCCACAGCTCCCCCGCGACAAACACCGAACCCGTCGGGCTGAGCGCCGTGCGCGCCTTGCCACGAGCGCCGACGAGCCCCTCGACTCCGGTCGTGATCTTGGTCCAGTGCGCCCGCACGCCGAGGCCGGCGACGAACAGGAAGAAACCAGCGGTGAGCGCGGTCATCATCATCACCGTGAGCCACGAAACCCGCAGGAACGGCGTGGAGCGCCCGCCGTAGAGCATCAGCGAGCCGACGGCGAAGGCGATAATGCCGCCGAAGGTCAGCGCGCCATGCGACGGCGCCCAGATGTCGACGATGAGCATAACGACGCCGAGGATCAACAGCACGAGACCGGCGAGGTTCACGGGCAGCACCGCCAGCGAGTAGAAGCCCATGATGAGACAGATGACGCCGATGACGCCGGGATAGATGGCGCCGGGGTTCTGCAGTTCGAAGATGATCCCGTACATGCCGATGATGAGAAAGATGTAGGCCAGATTCGGATTGCTCAGGATGTGAAGGAAGCGCTCGATGAAGGTCATCGGCAGGTCTTCGGCGTCGGCGTCGGCTGTTTTCAGCGTGACCGTACGCCGCGGGAGCTTGACCTTGCGACCGTCGAGTTGCTTGAGCAAGTCCTCCGTATCCTCGGCGATGATGTCGATGACCTTCTCCTTAAGGGCT
Proteins encoded in this region:
- a CDS encoding NAD(P)H-dependent oxidoreductase; this encodes MAKLLVTYYSRTGNTKKMAEVIARAARGVKGVEVALKPIEDVTPKDLLGFDGILIGSPVYYGTMAAEVKQLLDESVAHHGKLEGKVGGAFASSGGPGGGNETTVLDIVKALLIHGMIVRGDPQGDHYGPIAVGAPDERSRKECRRFGRRNAELAKRLLG
- a CDS encoding metallophosphoesterase, whose product is MSSITILHTSDLHNHLGDTAADFLRGGKQSSRDVLLLDAGDAIRAGNLGCTRAGEPILRRMSEIGYDAMAMGNRESHPTLRVLERKLADAAFPVLAANMMAKRLPLPEQVKSHIIRKSSDGLRIAVMGLAPQVTSPQSWWARVTDYVWDDPFKTAAGLSRKLRPDVDLLICLSHLGVKHDEKLAEIEHIDLILGGHSHVAMYPPRRIGHCYLAHAGHHGRFVGRLEVNVEAGAVTSVRGEMLPLPE
- a CDS encoding slipin family protein, which codes for MEPALAGAIAAIILAVIVAGTSIRILREWERGVTLRLGRLIGEKRPGIRWLWPIIDKMIRIDLRIVTMDVQKQELMTRDNVPVSVDAVVYFRVMNANDAVVRVENYVKATSLIAQTTLRSILGQAELDELLAERDKINLRLQQVIDEQTEPWGIKVTAVEVRDVVLPEAMKRSMANQAETERARRAKVINAEGEYQAAQRLAEAAKIMSGYPMALQLRFLQTLSDVASEHNSTTIFPVPIDLFTPFIRGLAQTSQPAPPPQPKEGPAS
- a CDS encoding glycosyltransferase family 39 protein — encoded protein: MTSLAIAMGAATIACAFGMRLLRLDAGLTFNSFLERAVFGAAIGLAATGYLILALGLAGALFAWSVLVLLAALCAVSWRDVGHLIAGVVRGVRGFLSQPVSVGGTAVTGFFLAMVLLAILGALAPSSTNDWDGLSYHLAVPKLYVQQHGICFIGWLSHSNFPFTLEMLYTAGLALDGQAAAKLFHTLCGVLVVLAMLAFGGAYWERRHGALAAVVFFAAPIIAWEATVALNDIAAALLTLLSLYAFINWWSGRGEAWLSIAAVLCGFALGVKMTAFGLLGFLAVAAFYHRAVSESAGASRAFGAAAKLVLVAVVVGSPWYLKSWLWAGNPVFPFFYDWLGGKYWTAEAARLYRAEQLGFGIGRSPLSLLLVPWNLTMYGHMFSNFPERPLVYTSIGPLILALVPGLLLFGRLDKRVKFLLIYSAVGLGVWFALSQHIRYAIPVLPALALCAGFAGGEILGKG
- a CDS encoding nodulation protein NfeD, translated to MRRATRVLGFAMAAAVLLAVAVAAAPRAFVYVLEVDGVIDPPVASYVERGIEAGEEDKAQAVIVRLNTPGGLDDSMRDITQAMLNAQVPVVVYVAPVGARAASAGAIITLASHVAAMAPSTNIGAAHPVAMGGGEMTDEMSKKVENDAASTARSIAERRGRNAKWAEDAVRESISSTAKEALKEKVIDIIAEDTEDLLKQLDGRKVKLPRRTVTLKTADADAEDLPMTFIERFLHILSNPNLAYIFLIIGMYGIIFELQNPGAIYPGVIGVICLIMGFYSLAVLPVNLAGLVLLILGVVMLIVDIWAPSHGALTFGGIIAFAVGSLMLYGGRSTPFLRVSWLTVMMMTALTAGFFLFVAGLGVRAHWTKITTGVEGLVGARGKARTALSPTGSVFVAGELWRAVAEGDETIEAGQEVEVVAMDGFTLRVRRRESGEI